A genomic region of Gossypium hirsutum isolate 1008001.06 chromosome D01, Gossypium_hirsutum_v2.1, whole genome shotgun sequence contains the following coding sequences:
- the LOC107921514 gene encoding uncharacterized protein, whose protein sequence is MIDYNVKVHNSVDKSKAKPAVRTSDMNITIKSGQQQYSLTHHGNQSPHSDHIKSDMPKTSGKLLVLKPGWENGVSSPTHKDVASPTTNMSSRGTTSQHAVAPVTSASSINSKNQKLSAGERKASTLNPVAGFTVEKKPSLAQTQNWNDFFNLLKKKTSMNSAAGLANSDPHNSSSTTEKSEVSKEVVTASAPACANENHIAATSNGGTRHDAKRFSDDGENYMTSTSMVYPDEEEAAFLRSLGWEENSGEDEGLTKEIINAFYQEYMKLRPSLKLCSSMLPKLAHTFATNLDGASEPSSSDSVSEACLSLSLHSKSKEVPILMADL, encoded by the exons ATGATTGACTATAATGTGAAG GTTCACAATTCAGTGGATAAATCAAAAGCCAAACCTGCTGTCAGAACGAGTGACATGAACATAACTATAAAGAGTGGACAGCAACAATATTCTTTGACTCATCATGGTAATCAGTCTCCCCACAGTGATCATATCAAGTCTGACATGCCAAAGACATCTGGGAAGCTTTTGGTTCTCAAACCAGGATGGGAGAATGGGGTCTCATCTCCTACTCATAAAGATGTTGCTAGTCCAACAACAAATATGAGCAGCAGAGGTACAACTAGCCAACATGCTGTTGCTCCTGTTACATCTGCTTCCTCTATAAACTCGAAGAACCAAAAGCTATCTGCTGGGGAACGCAAGGCATCTACCTTGAATCCAGTAGCTGGGTTTACTGTGGAAAAGAAACCTTCCTTGGCTCAAACCCAGAACTGGAATGATTTTTTTAATCTCCTGAAAAAGAAGACCTCTATGAACAGTGCTGCTGGTCTCGCGAATTCAGATCCTCATAATTCATCTTCCACCACAGAGAAATCTGAAGTTTCAAAGGAAGTAGTGACTGCTTCTGCACCTGCTTGTGCTAATGAGAATCATATTGCAGCAACTAGCAATGGTGGCACCCGTCATGATGCTAAAAGATTTTCTGATGATGGTGAAAATTATATGACCTCCACTTCTATGGTTTATCCAGATGAAGAAGAGGCTGCATTTCTTCGTTCTCTTGGCTGGGAAGAAAACTCTGGTGAGGATGAAGGCCTTACAAAAGAGATAATCAATGCATTTTATCAGGAG TACATGAAGTTGAGGCCGTCTCTGAAACTGTGCAGCAGCATGCTGCCAAAGCTGGCTCACACTTTCGCAACTAATTTGGATGGAGCTTCTGAACCAAGCTCATCTGACTCCGTATCTGAAGCCTGCCTTTCTCTGTCCCTACATAGTAAATCCAAAGAAGTTCCAATTTTGATGGCAGATCTTTAG